CTTTTTTTTCGATCTGGAGGGCAGCGCGGCGGATTCCAACCTGCGGAGCGCCCTGGAGGCGGTATGCGCCAAAAGCATATGGTATAAGAATTTAGGCTCTTATCCGACCAACAGTAAAACTCTGAATCTCCTCAATGACCATGACCAGGTATATCTTTAAATTTAAAGCCCATCCAATCTCTCAAACTGCTAACAGGATGGAATAAATAAAGGAGGATGGCCGTGGCGGAACCAAGTGGCAGCCGTATTTGGGAGATTGACCTGGTGCGGGGTATTTGTATCGTCATGATGGTAGCATTCCATTTGGTCGTGGACTTACGGGAATTTTACCATCAGCCCCTGGAATATCAATCGGGCTTTTGGTTTTACCTGGGGCGGGTTACCGTTGCGGTGTTTATGTTTATTGCCGGGGTCAGCAGCGTGCTGAACCGCCGGATTATCAGGCACGGCTTGACAGTGCTGGCTGCCGGCTGCCTAATTACGGCGGCGACCCGGATTTTTACTCCGGATTTGTATGTACGGTTTGGCATTTTGCAGTTTATGGGCGTTGCCATATTGTCTGTACCGGTTATGGGCAAACTTTCTTCCATCTGGCTGGTTGTTGCGGCCCTGCTGGTCCTGCTGGCCGGACAGGCGATCCAGGGTCTTACAGGACACTGGCTGCTCCTGCCTTTGGGCATCATGTACGAAGGGTATCGCTCCTTCGATTACTATCCGCTGATTCCCTGGTACAGCGTCTTTTTGCTGGGCATGGTGGCCGGACGGCTGTTCTATGCCGAAAAAAAGGGAAAGATTTCCCCGATAACCGGTCTGAACTGGCTAGCCCGGATCGGACGGCACTCGCTGTCTATCTACCTGGTCCATCAGCCGGTTTTACTGGCACTGTTGTATTTCTTTTTTATCTGAAGCGGTGTAATCAGAAAAAAATTTTTCCGAATATTGTAACTCATTACAGGGAAGACAGCCTGATTTGTTGAATTTATCTGTAGACAGTGATGCCCGGTAATGTGGCCGGAATCGCGCATCTATGCGTAGAGCAGATGGTAATTTACCGGTGATGACGCGAAGATGAATGGTGGTGGCGGGAAATGAAGGCTGCTGATATTATGGTGCCATTGCAGCAGTTTCTGGTGACGGATTTAACAGAAGTGCCCTCCGTGGAAAATTTACCGGCGGGTATTGACTTTCTGCCGGTTATTGATACCGGGCAGCAAGTGGTGGGCACGATTGATCTGGCCGCTTTGCGCCTTCAAAAAAATGCTGCCGCTCTATACCCCGGAGGCTTTCTTGATCTTCAGCCATATATCAGCCAACAGGTCCCGCGTATCGCCGCCGATGACGATCTGGACGCATTGCCCGGCGATGTTACCAGGGCTGTGGTCGTCGACGCGGCAGGCAAGGCCGTCGGATTGATCGGGGCCACTGACCTGCTGGGATGCCTGAGGAAAAAGCTGGCCGAGTTCAAACATCAATTAAGTCTTAGCAAGGAACTGGCCGATATCATTGAATCCTCTTATGACGGCATTTGGGTTACAGACGGACAGGGCAATGTTCTCGCGATTAACAGCGCCTATGAGCGTCTTAGCGGGATCAAATTCAGCGAAGTTCGGGGCAAAAACA
This window of the Acetonema longum DSM 6540 genome carries:
- a CDS encoding heparan-alpha-glucosaminide N-acetyltransferase, whose amino-acid sequence is MAEPSGSRIWEIDLVRGICIVMMVAFHLVVDLREFYHQPLEYQSGFWFYLGRVTVAVFMFIAGVSSVLNRRIIRHGLTVLAAGCLITAATRIFTPDLYVRFGILQFMGVAILSVPVMGKLSSIWLVVAALLVLLAGQAIQGLTGHWLLLPLGIMYEGYRSFDYYPLIPWYSVFLLGMVAGRLFYAEKKGKISPITGLNWLARIGRHSLSIYLVHQPVLLALLYFFFI